The Nicotiana tabacum cultivar K326 chromosome 14, ASM71507v2, whole genome shotgun sequence genome contains a region encoding:
- the LOC107767095 gene encoding uncharacterized protein LOC107767095 isoform X2, which translates to MTLMSTQESPEEEHSSLFYQLLLDLLGYSASIFAALTRYPIAVDKGLMSIVENFILEELNLTKDCILAQKAISSFGSEVQKIALEVLDALVRLCKVYSHGINWDSYLKMMEEERKVVDYEEAESADHVNRIMKFTVEKLCELGVLAANDGGNLVSLINLSWKGVVNLLQLGKGALAVKLNVGDIILTLIYLANGSLRCAAETWSSTLKETVSAVEARRVFLPVKFYLINAVRIISQYTSEAFYVFKDIILSVIMISTFRIFLIKNELLKFAGDAIAEILEPTSFHMLNSFLNSAQVKSKQKFQILDWLFGEETDLENVPGCSITEAGGMSAIFSVSSGTMQGAKVLFIGRVALFVNLLKNAPDIEDDARLGMARKLGWLLCIFTDEDVYSSILVLELPTMSRTSQKHESDEPLFHFIINALKTFMIVTSSSQAWCDVESFLLENLFHPHFLCCEIVTELWCFISRHADKVVVDGIIEKFCSLMKHTEASNFALNPNSLVRKLARFLCVLVTCGPKCMVDKVYNTVVGYNTSQYSPTTYLALLMEGFPLNSLSEKFRSEAKQRIVTQYFDFLESFGGKLPREGGSAIYGAPVFALSAALQFHLISISDAEMKTIKFLVAIIHKYRDSSEIKIKDKYRRLLSETLGIISNMKHLYTSNDMEQVILALQNLFISGPALSDGKSFQCKPNLSSFMAGLGHIELEDREDSAVSSAMWELYHMLLEERHWALVHLAITAFGYFAGRTTCSELWRFVPQDAALSFDLETGKEADEERFMSELKEFLEKETACPKIKPCPDTINMLAIDGQMLKETFKKIRDVDPKLVVCEPMEVDNEKQTNRKRKFPDRVTKGVELLRDGLKVMGDALSEWQHNQYDSTDIRDKFLTHFSHLEDVVTHLVSLADSG; encoded by the exons ATGACACTCATGTCGACTCAGGAGTCAcctgaagaagaacatagtagcCTCTTTTATCAG TTGCTATTGGATTTGCTTGGCTACTCTGCCTCTATTTTCGCAGCTTTGACCAGATACCCCATTGCGGTTGATAAGGGGTTAATGTCTATTGTTGAAAATTTCATATTGGAGGAATTAAATCTCACAAAGGACTGTATTTTAGCTCAGAAG GCAATTTCCTCATTTGGTTCCGAAGtgcagaaaattgcattagaagTTCTTGATGCTCTGGTACGTCTATGTAAGGTATATTCCCATGGCATAAACTGGGATTCTTACCTTAAGATGATGGAGGAGGAAAGAAAAGTTGTGGACTATGAAGAGGCTGAAAGTGCAGATCATGTTAACAGGATAATGAAATTTACGGTTGAGAAATTGTGTGAATTGGGCGTCCTTGCAGCTAATGATGGAGGAAATCTTGTGAGCTTAATTAATTTGTCATGGAAAGGTGTAGTTAACTTACTTCAGCTTGGCAAGGGTGCTTTGGCTGTAAAGTTGAATGTAGGAGATATTATTCTGACTCTTATTTATCTGGCTAATGGATCTTTGAGATGTGCGGCTGAGACGTGGTCATCCACATTGAAAGAAACAGTTTCTGCAGTGGAAGCTAGACGCGTATTTCTTCCAGTCAAATTTTACCTGATTAATGCTGTACGAATTATCTCTCAGTACACATCCGAGGCATTTTATGTGTTCAAAGATATAATATTATCTGTCATAATGATCTCAACCTTTAGAATTTTCCTCATTAAAAATGAGCTGCTCAAATTTGCTGGTGATGCAATTGCAGAAATTTTGGAGCCGACATCCTTTCATATGCTTAACTCTTTCCTTAATTCAGCTCAAGTGAAATCAAAGCAGAAGTTTCAAATTTTGGACTGGTTGTTTGGTGAGGAAACTGATTTAGAAAATGTTCCTGGGTGCAGTATTACTGAAGCTGGCGGAATGAGTGCAATTTTCTCTGTAAGTTCTGGCACTATGCAGGGAGCAAAGGTGCTGTTTATTGGCCGAGTAGCCTTATTTGTTAATCTTCTGAAAAACGCACCTGATATTGAAGATGATGCGAGACTAGGGATGGCTAGAAAACTTGGATGGTTATTGTGCATATTTACTGATGAAGATGTGTATTCTTCCATTCTTGTCTTGGAACTTCCTACAATGTCTCGTACTAGTCAGAAACATGAATCTGATGAGCCCCTGTTCCATTTCATAATTAATGCCTTGAAAACCTTCATGATAGTTACCTCTTCAAGTCAAGCTTGGTGTGACGTAGAGTCTTTCCTGCTTGAAAACCTTTTTCATCCTCACTTTCTATGTTGTGAGATTGTTACTGAACTTTGGTGCTTTATCTCTCGTCACGCTGACAAAGTTGTGGTAGATGGCATTATTGAAAAGTTTTGCTCATTAATGAAGCACACAGAAGCTTCTAACTTTGCACTAAACCCTAATAGTCTGGTGCGAAAACTGGCGAGATTTCTCTGTGTACTGGTTACATGTGGTCCAAAGTGTATGGTAGATAAAGTTTATAATACAGTTGTTGGATATAACACATCACAGTATTCACCAACTACATACTTAGCCCTGCTTATGGAGGGATTCCCACTAAATTCACTTTCAGAAAAATTCAGAAGTGAGGCAAAGCAACGAATTGTAACTCAATACTTTGACTTCCTTGAGAGTTTTGGTGGTAAACTACCGAGAGAAGGCGGCTCTGCTATTTATGGTGCTCCAGTCTTTGCTCTCTCTGCCGCTCTGCAGTTTCA CCTAATCAGCATATCCGATGCTGAGATGAAGACTATAAAGTTCCTTGTTGCTATTATTCACAAATACAGAGATTCTTCAGAAATCAAAATAAAGGATAAATACCGCAGGCTTCTTAGTGAGACACTAGGaatcatttctaacatgaagCATTTGTATACTTCCAATGACATGGAACAAGTCATATTGGCGCTTCAGAACCTCTTCATCTCTGGACCAGCTTTATCAGACGGAAAATCATTTCAATGTAAACCAAACTTGTCATCTTTTATGGCTGGCCTTGGTCACATTGAATTGGAAGACCGAGAGGACAGTGCAGTTAGTTCAGCTATGTGGGAGCTGTATCACATGTTGCTTGAAGAGCGTCATTGGGCACTTGTTCATCTTGCTATCACAGCCTTTGGATATTTTGCTGGCCGCACtacttgtagtgagctttggagATTTGTGCCTCAGGATGCAGCTCTTTCTTTTGATCTGGAAACAGGAAAAGAAGCTGATGAGGAGAGATTTATGTCTGAGCTAAAAGAATTTCTTGAGAAGGAAACAGCATGTCCAAAGATAAAACCTTGTCCTGACACGATTAACATGCTTGCTATAGATGGGCAAATGCTAAAAGAAACCTTTAAAAAGATAAGAGATGTTGATCCAAAGCTTGTGGTCTGCGAGCCCATGGAAGTTGACAATGAAAAGCAAACcaatagaaaaagaaaatttcCTGACAGAGTTACCAAAGGAGTGGAATTACTGAGGGATGGATTGAAGGTTATGGGTGATGCTCTTTCTGAGTGGCAGCATAACCAGTACGACTCCACTGATATTCGAGACAAGTTCTTGACTCACTTCTCTCACCTGGAAGATGTGGTTACTCACTTGGTGAGCCTAGCTGACAGTGGCTAA
- the LOC107767095 gene encoding uncharacterized protein LOC107767095 isoform X1, whose protein sequence is MSIVENFILEELNLTKDCILAQKAISSFGSEVQKIALEVLDALVRLCKVYSHGINWDSYLKMMEEERKVVDYEEAESADHVNRIMKFTVEKLCELGVLAANDGGNLVSLINLSWKGVVNLLQLGKGALAVKLNVGDIILTLIYLANGSLRCAAETWSSTLKETVSAVEARRVFLPVKFYLINAVRIISQYTSEAFYVFKDIILSVIMISTFRIFLIKNELLKFAGDAIAEILEPTSFHMLNSFLNSAQVKSKQKFQILDWLFGEETDLENVPGCSITEAGGMSAIFSVSSGTMQGAKVLFIGRVALFVNLLKNAPDIEDDARLGMARKLGWLLCIFTDEDVYSSILVLELPTMSRTSQKHESDEPLFHFIINALKTFMIVTSSSQAWCDVESFLLENLFHPHFLCCEIVTELWCFISRHADKVVVDGIIEKFCSLMKHTEASNFALNPNSLVRKLARFLCVLVTCGPKCMVDKVYNTVVGYNTSQYSPTTYLALLMEGFPLNSLSEKFRSEAKQRIVTQYFDFLESFGGKLPREGGSAIYGAPVFALSAALQFHLISISDAEMKTIKFLVAIIHKYRDSSEIKIKDKYRRLLSETLGIISNMKHLYTSNDMEQVILALQNLFISGPALSDGKSFQCKPNLSSFMAGLGHIELEDREDSAVSSAMWELYHMLLEERHWALVHLAITAFGYFAGRTTCSELWRFVPQDAALSFDLETGKEADEERFMSELKEFLEKETACPKIKPCPDTINMLAIDGQMLKETFKKIRDVDPKLVVCEPMEVDNEKQTNRKRKFPDRVTKGVELLRDGLKVMGDALSEWQHNQYDSTDIRDKFLTHFSHLEDVVTHLVSLADSG, encoded by the exons ATGTCTATTGTTGAAAATTTCATATTGGAGGAATTAAATCTCACAAAGGACTGTATTTTAGCTCAGAAG GCAATTTCCTCATTTGGTTCCGAAGtgcagaaaattgcattagaagTTCTTGATGCTCTGGTACGTCTATGTAAGGTATATTCCCATGGCATAAACTGGGATTCTTACCTTAAGATGATGGAGGAGGAAAGAAAAGTTGTGGACTATGAAGAGGCTGAAAGTGCAGATCATGTTAACAGGATAATGAAATTTACGGTTGAGAAATTGTGTGAATTGGGCGTCCTTGCAGCTAATGATGGAGGAAATCTTGTGAGCTTAATTAATTTGTCATGGAAAGGTGTAGTTAACTTACTTCAGCTTGGCAAGGGTGCTTTGGCTGTAAAGTTGAATGTAGGAGATATTATTCTGACTCTTATTTATCTGGCTAATGGATCTTTGAGATGTGCGGCTGAGACGTGGTCATCCACATTGAAAGAAACAGTTTCTGCAGTGGAAGCTAGACGCGTATTTCTTCCAGTCAAATTTTACCTGATTAATGCTGTACGAATTATCTCTCAGTACACATCCGAGGCATTTTATGTGTTCAAAGATATAATATTATCTGTCATAATGATCTCAACCTTTAGAATTTTCCTCATTAAAAATGAGCTGCTCAAATTTGCTGGTGATGCAATTGCAGAAATTTTGGAGCCGACATCCTTTCATATGCTTAACTCTTTCCTTAATTCAGCTCAAGTGAAATCAAAGCAGAAGTTTCAAATTTTGGACTGGTTGTTTGGTGAGGAAACTGATTTAGAAAATGTTCCTGGGTGCAGTATTACTGAAGCTGGCGGAATGAGTGCAATTTTCTCTGTAAGTTCTGGCACTATGCAGGGAGCAAAGGTGCTGTTTATTGGCCGAGTAGCCTTATTTGTTAATCTTCTGAAAAACGCACCTGATATTGAAGATGATGCGAGACTAGGGATGGCTAGAAAACTTGGATGGTTATTGTGCATATTTACTGATGAAGATGTGTATTCTTCCATTCTTGTCTTGGAACTTCCTACAATGTCTCGTACTAGTCAGAAACATGAATCTGATGAGCCCCTGTTCCATTTCATAATTAATGCCTTGAAAACCTTCATGATAGTTACCTCTTCAAGTCAAGCTTGGTGTGACGTAGAGTCTTTCCTGCTTGAAAACCTTTTTCATCCTCACTTTCTATGTTGTGAGATTGTTACTGAACTTTGGTGCTTTATCTCTCGTCACGCTGACAAAGTTGTGGTAGATGGCATTATTGAAAAGTTTTGCTCATTAATGAAGCACACAGAAGCTTCTAACTTTGCACTAAACCCTAATAGTCTGGTGCGAAAACTGGCGAGATTTCTCTGTGTACTGGTTACATGTGGTCCAAAGTGTATGGTAGATAAAGTTTATAATACAGTTGTTGGATATAACACATCACAGTATTCACCAACTACATACTTAGCCCTGCTTATGGAGGGATTCCCACTAAATTCACTTTCAGAAAAATTCAGAAGTGAGGCAAAGCAACGAATTGTAACTCAATACTTTGACTTCCTTGAGAGTTTTGGTGGTAAACTACCGAGAGAAGGCGGCTCTGCTATTTATGGTGCTCCAGTCTTTGCTCTCTCTGCCGCTCTGCAGTTTCA CCTAATCAGCATATCCGATGCTGAGATGAAGACTATAAAGTTCCTTGTTGCTATTATTCACAAATACAGAGATTCTTCAGAAATCAAAATAAAGGATAAATACCGCAGGCTTCTTAGTGAGACACTAGGaatcatttctaacatgaagCATTTGTATACTTCCAATGACATGGAACAAGTCATATTGGCGCTTCAGAACCTCTTCATCTCTGGACCAGCTTTATCAGACGGAAAATCATTTCAATGTAAACCAAACTTGTCATCTTTTATGGCTGGCCTTGGTCACATTGAATTGGAAGACCGAGAGGACAGTGCAGTTAGTTCAGCTATGTGGGAGCTGTATCACATGTTGCTTGAAGAGCGTCATTGGGCACTTGTTCATCTTGCTATCACAGCCTTTGGATATTTTGCTGGCCGCACtacttgtagtgagctttggagATTTGTGCCTCAGGATGCAGCTCTTTCTTTTGATCTGGAAACAGGAAAAGAAGCTGATGAGGAGAGATTTATGTCTGAGCTAAAAGAATTTCTTGAGAAGGAAACAGCATGTCCAAAGATAAAACCTTGTCCTGACACGATTAACATGCTTGCTATAGATGGGCAAATGCTAAAAGAAACCTTTAAAAAGATAAGAGATGTTGATCCAAAGCTTGTGGTCTGCGAGCCCATGGAAGTTGACAATGAAAAGCAAACcaatagaaaaagaaaatttcCTGACAGAGTTACCAAAGGAGTGGAATTACTGAGGGATGGATTGAAGGTTATGGGTGATGCTCTTTCTGAGTGGCAGCATAACCAGTACGACTCCACTGATATTCGAGACAAGTTCTTGACTCACTTCTCTCACCTGGAAGATGTGGTTACTCACTTGGTGAGCCTAGCTGACAGTGGCTAA